One window of the Etheostoma spectabile isolate EspeVRDwgs_2016 chromosome 16, UIUC_Espe_1.0, whole genome shotgun sequence genome contains the following:
- the LOC116704168 gene encoding uncharacterized protein LOC116704168 isoform X2 — protein sequence MWISSSFLVAGLFLSTSALTPEECQPLVKPLPLIEPSMMYGRWITIAGYVDGEGFNAILKATESTWVNVTQSPSSPNVVVTHEKDKINGTCVDFAVNVTIDGNTGSGSLMDMINSKFHLLPSCEGCFVMNVNTTARNLDMIFQQLNFNMDVTGEEIHVRALYLIGKESTLKDSDVERFKQQASCLGFSREPDFLYDPKNELCA from the exons ATGTGGATCAGCAGTTCTTTTCTGGTGGCGGGGCTGTTTCTGAGCACCTCGGCCCTGACGCCTGAAGAATGCCAACCCTTGGTCAAGCCTTTGCCTCTGATTGAACCCTCAATG ATGTATGGCAGGTGGATCACTATTGCAGGTTACGTTGATGGTGAAGGATTTAATGCCATTCTGAAGGCAACAGAGAGCACCTGGGTGAATGTGACTCAATCACCGTCCAGCCCAAATGTAGTCGTCACACATGAGAAGGACAAGAT AAATGGAACCTGCGTGGACTTTGCTGTCAATGTCACCATTGATGGCAACACTGGATCAGGGTCAC TCATGGACATGATCAATTCGAAGTTCCACTTGCTGCCAAGCTGTGAAGGCTGTTTCGTCATGAACGTCAACACCACCGCCAGAAACCTCGACATGATATTTCAGCAGTTAAACTTCAACATGGACGTTACAGGGGAGGAGATCCACGTTCGggccctttatttgatag GCAAAGAGTCCACCCTGAAGGACTCTGACGTGGAACGTTTCAAGCAGCAGGCGAGCTGCCTCGGCTTCTCCAGAGAACCAGACTTCCTCTACGACCCCAAGAACG aACTCTGTGCTTAA
- the LOC116704168 gene encoding uncharacterized protein LOC116704168 isoform X1 — MWISSSFLVAGLFLSTSALTPEECQPLVKPLPLIEPSMMYGRWITIAGYVDGEGFNAILKATESTWVNVTQSPSSPNVVVTHEKDKINGTCVDFAVNVTIDGNTGSGSLVMDMINSKFHLLPSCEGCFVMNVNTTARNLDMIFQQLNFNMDVTGEEIHVRALYLIGKESTLKDSDVERFKQQASCLGFSREPDFLYDPKNELCA; from the exons ATGTGGATCAGCAGTTCTTTTCTGGTGGCGGGGCTGTTTCTGAGCACCTCGGCCCTGACGCCTGAAGAATGCCAACCCTTGGTCAAGCCTTTGCCTCTGATTGAACCCTCAATG ATGTATGGCAGGTGGATCACTATTGCAGGTTACGTTGATGGTGAAGGATTTAATGCCATTCTGAAGGCAACAGAGAGCACCTGGGTGAATGTGACTCAATCACCGTCCAGCCCAAATGTAGTCGTCACACATGAGAAGGACAAGAT AAATGGAACCTGCGTGGACTTTGCTGTCAATGTCACCATTGATGGCAACACTGGATCAGGGTCAC TAGTCATGGACATGATCAATTCGAAGTTCCACTTGCTGCCAAGCTGTGAAGGCTGTTTCGTCATGAACGTCAACACCACCGCCAGAAACCTCGACATGATATTTCAGCAGTTAAACTTCAACATGGACGTTACAGGGGAGGAGATCCACGTTCGggccctttatttgatag GCAAAGAGTCCACCCTGAAGGACTCTGACGTGGAACGTTTCAAGCAGCAGGCGAGCTGCCTCGGCTTCTCCAGAGAACCAGACTTCCTCTACGACCCCAAGAACG aACTCTGTGCTTAA
- the LOC116704168 gene encoding uncharacterized protein LOC116704168 isoform X3 encodes MWISSSFLVAGLFLSTSALTPEECQPLVKPLPLIEPSMMYGRWITIAGYVDGEGFNAILKATESTWVNVTQSPSSPNVVVTHEKDKINGTCVDFAVNVTIDGNTGSGSRKESTLKDSDVERFKQQASCLGFSREPDFLYDPKNELCA; translated from the exons ATGTGGATCAGCAGTTCTTTTCTGGTGGCGGGGCTGTTTCTGAGCACCTCGGCCCTGACGCCTGAAGAATGCCAACCCTTGGTCAAGCCTTTGCCTCTGATTGAACCCTCAATG ATGTATGGCAGGTGGATCACTATTGCAGGTTACGTTGATGGTGAAGGATTTAATGCCATTCTGAAGGCAACAGAGAGCACCTGGGTGAATGTGACTCAATCACCGTCCAGCCCAAATGTAGTCGTCACACATGAGAAGGACAAGAT AAATGGAACCTGCGTGGACTTTGCTGTCAATGTCACCATTGATGGCAACACTGGATCAGGGTCAC GCAAAGAGTCCACCCTGAAGGACTCTGACGTGGAACGTTTCAAGCAGCAGGCGAGCTGCCTCGGCTTCTCCAGAGAACCAGACTTCCTCTACGACCCCAAGAACG aACTCTGTGCTTAA